The following proteins come from a genomic window of Synechococcus sp. BIOS-E4-1:
- a CDS encoding site-specific integrase yields MKVDGNGKAAVLTEEQLDQLLNAAPAANHRALWAIQRWTAARVSEALSLQWRAVDGGMVTFKRRTTKTNRTKQVDVGQRLAVELNRYREAWRKAHGRDPKPGDYLFPARSSMKETMTRQAADLALRSTLAGLAIPGASTHSFRRSLATNALRRGCSLKAIQKVTGHKSLEGLGEYLDVAGSEVMSVIEG; encoded by the coding sequence ATGAAAGTTGACGGCAACGGCAAAGCAGCGGTTTTGACGGAAGAACAGCTCGATCAGCTGCTGAATGCCGCCCCAGCAGCGAACCACCGCGCTTTGTGGGCGATCCAGCGATGGACAGCAGCGCGGGTTAGCGAAGCGCTGAGCCTGCAGTGGCGGGCTGTAGACGGCGGCATGGTTACGTTCAAACGGAGAACCACCAAAACCAATCGCACCAAACAGGTTGACGTTGGCCAGCGTTTGGCGGTGGAGCTCAATCGCTATCGCGAAGCATGGCGAAAGGCCCATGGTCGTGATCCCAAGCCAGGGGACTACCTGTTTCCAGCACGGTCATCGATGAAAGAGACCATGACCCGGCAGGCAGCGGACCTGGCGCTACGTTCCACCCTGGCCGGGTTGGCGATTCCTGGAGCATCGACACACTCGTTTAGGAGATCACTGGCCACAAATGCGTTGCGTCGTGGCTGCAGCCTCAAAGCGATCCAGAAAGTAACTGGCCATAAATCTCTGGAGGGATTGGGTGAGTATCTGGATGTGGCCGGCAGTGAGGTGATGAGCGTTATTGAGGGCTGA